The sequence attttttaaaatttttttgtgaaatttaaaCCCGATAGGAAAGATAAACAATAATTTTGCTGTGTTTTTCGTTGTTGACaagcaaaaattattttttttctattctcagTTGAAGTTGATTAGGTTGATTTCAACGAAGGTGGTACGATCTAAGGTAAAAACTAAAGGTTACATCATTTATGTAGGAACTATTGATTTTCAGTTCAAAGGTTAGCTTTCTTCGTTTCTAAATATAGTAGATGGATTTATTTTTATTCCTAAATTAGATCTAGGGTTTTTTGAGTTAGGGTTTTGTCGTCTTTAATTTGtccaaattaatttattttatttccatttaGATGCTCAATATGTTATAATATAACCCTTGACAATTATAATTGTTCGATTTTACTAGGGTTTTGACTAGGGTTATGAATTAGGGATTTTTGttgtctttaatttatctttaaaattgatcTGTTATATTTTGTTTATGTGTTTCAATCTGTAACAATATGAACTGTGAGGTTCAATATGTGATAAATGACCTGGGGATCCCAAATAACCTGTGATACTTCTAATTGTTGCATAAACTTAATATGTAAATAACCTGTGAGGTTcaatatgtaatttttttgatttttgtgtacTATTACATTTCtatctttattgtgtttttgtgGTCAACGATTTCAGGTTTATAAAATGAGTTTTGAACTGATTACTTTGAGATTTTACCATGTGGAGAACTTAATATGGGTAAGgtgaagggaaaaaaagaaaaaagatatgagGGTGGACAAGTTactgaatttttagatgttgatgTAGATAGGCtgtatttatttgaatttagggATTATGTAAAGTATTTAGGGTATATTCCCAAACAATGCTTACTATATGTTAAATTGTCTAATTGTtctaatttaaaagaaattaggTCAGACAAGGACAATTGAGATTTCAAAGAAATTGGGTAATTAGCAAGTTTTGGAAGTTTTGGAAGCAGTGGTTGTTTTTCACCACAAAAAACTGAATCCAATAAACTACATCTCTCACTGTTACAATAGAGAAACTTACATGAACACATACAATTTCTTCTTTCAATCAGTTTTGACTATGAAGATGTGACCACAATCACAGAATATCTCTGTTATGCCACCTCTTGTTAGGTAGATGCCAGGTAGGCCTGGAAAGAataggaagaaagaaaaagatgaaatcaaaaagAAAACTGGAAAGTTATCCAAAAGGGGGATTGAGATTTCATGTGTCACTTGTCATAGCAAGGGTCACAACAAAAGAAGATGTCCAACAGGTGCACCTGCTGCTGGCACTAATGCAAATCCTGGCCCAAGTTCATCTGCTGGTGCAGACCCAAGTGCAGTCCCAAGTCCAGCACCTACTGTTGGAAAATGAAGAGGTTCAACTGGAAGAGAAAGGGGTAGACCACCAAAGAATTCTACAGAAaaggtattttatttaatttgacaGTGTTGTGAACTAATTATGCTTACCTTATACTAaatatcttcttttctttctttttagtgtGCTGGCAGACCAAGAGTGGTTGGAATGGGATTACTTCACACACAAAGTGGATGCACAATTCTTAATGTAAGTTTACCACTGCATTTATTAGctaaattttatttacttaacACTTTCTTCATTTAAGCAGCCGGGAATGTCAAGTGAGAGATTCAAAACTACCAAGTCTTCAGTATTTGTGACTAAAAATCTCGGATACACCAAAAATCGGTGTAAAATGAAAAAGCAATAAAGTTATGACCTCCAGGCAACTACAAGAAATGAGAGGCAAAAAACAAATGCAAACAAGGTCCGTGATTGCACACTTGAGTCAAGAAAGCTCCAATGTTCAATCTCTATGAGAAGTTGGTGTAGACTACATTTAAGACTACATTTACTGATGTGATTGCATTTCCTTGTATAAAGTTTGACTATTATGACTGCATTTAAGACTATGTTTTTGATAATTCACTGATGTTGGCAGCTAGGACTGCATTTAAGACTATTTTTTGGTAGTTCACCGATGTTGGTTGCTGTGACTGCTTTTTGTAACTGTAATTAGTTCACTGATATTGGTGGCAGCTTTGACTGCATTTTGTAACTATAATTAGTTTAATAGTACTGAtctttttttaaatgtatttgaCAACAATATGTAATTGACACTCATTTTTGGTTAATGATTATGCAGTTGTAAGTTCATTGTTGCTGAAATTTGTGTTTATGCTTGTGCAGCAATTGTGAATGTATTTATTAATGTTaaatttgtgttttgatgctattGAAATTTGTGTTTGTGCTTGTGCAGCAACTGTGACTGCATTTAGTATTGTGATGTTGGATACAAATTGCAACACAAAGAACCACTGAAAACAAAGTCAAAACAGTTAAGTTCAACCTTACAATTTCATTACACAACCTGATAGTTTTTTCAAAGGTAACACCTAATAATTGATACAAATTTCAGCCccttaaaacataacaaaaacaaagCAACTTAGTTTAGGACAGCCTTCTTGTAGCTCCTTTCAAGAACATGAATTGAACTAGAAAGAAAACTAACACCCAAAATACATACACAAATGAGAGTAGTccatagttgtttttctcttttcttagaCTTAGCCAACTCGATCTTTCATTTCTTCTCATTTGCCTTCATCTTTTTCAAATCATCCTGAAAATTATCCATTTGCAACTCTATTTTGTTCATATCTATTTTGCTCTCCACAGATTTGGTTGTCCTAGTAGTCTTGTCATCAACTATTTTGTGTTCATAAAATGCACAATTTGTCGAAGATTTAACTCTTTCCTCAAGCTCCCCAATTCTTCCCAATAATTTAGGAATAATAAATTTCGTTCTTTCATCAATAGAATCATCCTTCCAAAGCCAAAAATCGCATAATCTAACATTCTAAAACGAAAGCAATTATATTCGTATACAATTCAAAATC comes from Capsicum annuum cultivar UCD-10X-F1 chromosome 2, UCD10Xv1.1, whole genome shotgun sequence and encodes:
- the LOC107861504 gene encoding uncharacterized protein LOC107861504, whose amino-acid sequence is MKSKRKLESYPKGGLRFHVSLVIARVTTKEDVQQVHLLLALMQILAQVHLLVQTQVQSQVQHLLLENEEVQLEEKGVDHQRILQKSVLADQEWLEWDYFTHKVDAQFLIRECQVRDSKLPSLQYL